The following is a genomic window from Acidimicrobiales bacterium.
GGACCGGCATGCCGCCCTCGTGGAGCAGGAAGCCGACGCCTCGGGCACCGGGGTCGACCTCGGTGGCCGAGAAGCCCAACGACGCCCACCCGGCACCGAGGATGGTGTCGGACGCCTGCGGGGTCGTGCAGCGGAAGGCCCAGCGGTAGCCGAACAGGTCCCTCAGCGCCGTGGGGATCGTGTCGCTGGAGGGCTTCTGCGTGGCGGCCACGACGACGACGCCCGCCGCCCGTCCGCGGGAGACGAGATCCCGCAGCAGGTCCGCGAACTCGGCCCGTTCCTCCTTGGTGCCGTTGGTGAGGTAGTGGGCCAGCTCGTCCACCACCACCACGGCCAGGCCGGGACCGTCACCCCGCTCCACCTTGCGCTTGCCGATCTCCAGCAGCCAGGCGTAGCGGGCCTCCATCTCGGTCCGCAGCTCGCGCAGCAGCGCGTTGGCCTCGACCACCGACACGCCCGCATGGGCCTTGGCGCAGTCCCGCCACGCGGCCAGCTCGACCAGCTTGCCGTCGAGCAGGTACAGGTCGACCTCGGGGTCGAGGCTCGCCGCGGCGCAGATCAGGTTCACCGCACCGGACTTCCCGCCGCCCGGCTCGCCGCCGACGAGCAGGTTGCGCTCCACCAGGGTCATCAGCACCTCTCGGCCCTCGTCGTCCACGCCCACCGGGAACGGCTGCCAGAGCGTCGTCTGCCGGGCCTCGGCCCAGGGCCAGGGCAGGACTCGTGCGCTCAGGAAGTCCCGGCGCACGATCACGACGCGCACCCGCCGGGCGTTGGACACCTCGCGTGCGACCCGGACCTCGCGGACCTGCAACGACGAGGCGACGGACTCGGCCGCTTTCTCCAGGTCGGCAGCCGTGCCCCCGCGGGGCAGCTCCAACGTCGCCTCGTCGCCGCCGGCCAGCTCCCGCACCTTCACGACGCGGGGCTGGAACCCCTTGAAC
Proteins encoded in this region:
- a CDS encoding FtsK/SpoIIIE domain-containing protein: MSYTKEQMEKYRKQDDAVMAVLDGILRFLWAGRVELALLAPSAAFFAWATLYVGVPPGLAAAETAVTWLPWLLWGRARRWLFRTLRRASVRRNLLAAIRTAETFKGFQPRVVKVRELAGGDEATLELPRGGTAADLEKAAESVASSLQVREVRVAREVSNARRVRVVIVRRDFLSARVLPWPWAEARQTTLWQPFPVGVDDEGREVLMTLVERNLLVGGEPGGGKSGAVNLICAAASLDPEVDLYLLDGKLVELAAWRDCAKAHAGVSVVEANALLRELRTEMEARYAWLLEIGKRKVERGDGPGLAVVVVDELAHYLTNGTKEERAEFADLLRDLVSRGRAAGVVVVAATQKPSSDTIPTALRDLFGYRWAFRCTTPQASDTILGAGWASLGFSATEVDPGARGVGFLLHEGGMPVRLRSYWLDDDTIAAIARRAAELRGKGGNVA